TCATGTTATTCTTCCAATTCTGTTCATAATCCGTCCATGGAGTTTCTATAAAGTGAATGGGAGATGACTTTTAACAGCGAATCTTTTGAGTGAATGTTTGTTCGTGTCGTTTGGACTTTCGTTTGTGTCGTTTGGACTGAATATCTTTAAGCCATGTAAGCGAAATTGATGTTGGTGTCGTTTGGAGTGACTTGATGTTCCTCTCATCAATGAACATCTTAACTCCTTTATCCCACTAATGATTCCTCATTGAATTCAATGCATCTCCCTTCACTTTCAGTCGGTGAATCTCCGTGTATAAAAATGTGATCTTCATTCCATGAACATCATCCTTCCATTCCTTGCTTAATTAAGCAAGACCTTTGCATAGTACCTGATATTGATAAACGTTACCGACAAAGGTGAGCTCTATCTTCTTTCTATGTGAATCTCTGGTTCTTATTTGGTTCCACTTACTCTGCTCGATCTTACTAGATGTGTAGATATGATTGCTAATCCTGAAGTGGCTAATGTGtccagcaaaagaaaaaaagtaggtGATCATATTCAAATTTTCATTTGAGCATCCAGTTAATTTTGTGCATTATCCTAGGTTTAGTAACCTAAATATTTCCAGCCGAGCCATGATGCATAACTTATGTGCTATAATCAGCTCCTTAACGTTTACCAAAAGAAcagtaatataaaataatttgaagaaacaCTTGATGTCAGAGAACAGAAACACTTGAAGTTCTTGgtgtttttttcaattttgattTCCTAGCTTTCATgtgatctttgttttttttttttttttttgcaggaagAGCACGACTACTGCAATTCATGTGAGGATCACATGGTGTTTTTCACGCATATATAAAGAAACGTTGGGAGTGTTACGAATCCAGATTTGATTGACTAAGTGAGGTACTGATAAAAAAGGTTTCTCGCCTTATTggattaaattttcaaaatatggttttataattttgtaaaccaatcaaattttaaaatatatagattgtCTTCGTATGTGTAAGGCAATACTGTTAAATATCTTATGTAATTCCAATTCATATCATTGAGCTAACGACTACCCATCCTCACTTGATTGCTCTTGATCAAGGTGTATCTGTTGACATTGTGCCATCTATAACATCTCTCAAATGAATCAGCACCCTAACTAAGACATGGAATAACCATCTCCCCTTTTTTTGAGTGTGGTTTTAATATTTCCAGGCTCATGCGATCTTCTTGAAGGATATGGACTAGTCTGTGATTGATACGGTGGTATGTTCTTCCTTTCTGTTAGTAATATATATACGAGCTCCAAGGTCTAATTTACTTTGGTCGATTGGTATAGACATATTGAACATGTGAATGAATTAGAACAATATCTAAGTCTGAGAGTGGAGGTGGCAAATGTGGCGATGGAGTCGTTGCAAAAAGTACGGGAGGGAAGTAAGAAAGCAACAATGCAGCTGGTGGACATAGAGTAcaatattgttgatttcttcTTGAAGCTTCTCCAGCTCTAAGAATACCGACTTTTTTTCTTGGTTGTGGTTGGTACCTGGAGGTACCGACACCAAAGAGATCTTTAGGTTGTGATTTTACGAGGTAATCTACGCTGGAAGACATCATACCGTGTCGATTTATTTAAAACATCACAAAGTTTTATCTGCTGActctttgtttgtgtttgtttttggcCTTCACCTTATATAGTTAGTTATATGAATGAGCTCTTCACATGTCGACTATATTTGTTTAGTTATGTAGATTTCTTTACTCTTTTAGTGTTATTAAATcctttgattatttatttaccaaaaacctCTTTATTCGAACTGAAATGAACGAAAAGGTCATCTACTCAATCCCTCATGGAAGCTATTTATAAAGCATCAAACcatttaattagaaaaaaaacagcGACAACTCTAATGGCTCCGGGAAGTGTCCGATATAAACAAAGATTTCATTATACTAAGAAGGTATAAAATAACGAAGAaaccttttaaaaataaaattgaggAGTGCTTTGAGGAACTCAAGTAACAAAAACAtagttaatttttcaaaatgatgAAAGCTTTGAGAGCTATTGCCTTCACTAAATCATTATGAAGTCATTTCTCTATCCAGTAAGATCGTGTCTTGAGATGGGCGCAGATTTGACATTTAACTTTTCtgtttgaaacaaaaaaatccaTTCACAATATGACTCCtacaaaaagaataaaatctTATCGAAGAGAAAATATCTAAATGCTTttgaattaagaaaaactaatccaattatatataaaaattatgtcTCATCTCATTCATGAGTAATACACTTAGGtttagtataaaaattaactaaaatatattccatattatttaaatttatttatgacTAATAGGTCcacaatatttcaaaatattttaaagtgtTTGACCTTCAGACTTCAGTAGATCTATTAAAAATTGTAcgtatatcaaaataaaatattgatggTTAAATGTGTCTATAAATAGGCTGTAAATATCAAGCTAAGCTTAACCATTTAAACAGAAAATCAAACATTTAATATCCTACAGCcaaacaaaatattgatcaaattaaatcaaaatataaattttgttaatatgttttaatcACTCCAAATTAGTTTAGAAGCAAATCTTTGTAAAAATATCCAACAcacatataaattaataaatactaaaCATTAAATCTGTGTAGTAAAATGTCTATTAGGATATCTTATAAACCTTTAAGCCTTTATCACCACTAAGAgcaatatatatagaaactctaagtcaaactaaaaaaaaaattaatgtaaaaatattagtaaaaagttaTAGATAAGGATtttaagataataaataaatatgatcgTTTAATTTTAGAATGGTTTATGTTAATTTGTACCGAGTTAAGCTGAGAAATCCTACAGTCTTAAGATATTTAGCTCAAAAATCATATATTACTGTTTCGTTTATATAGATTGGTTTAGGTGTGTGTTTATGGTTAAGTGGACTTTGGTCctgattaattttttaaaaaataaattaagaataATATAagaattatttagtaaaatatgttaatagCTTCAGATTAACAATAAACGAAAAAAAActctagaaaataaaacatgtaGATTACTCAAAAACAATGTGATTTTTATATGTAGTCAAAgaaatttttgaataaaaacatTGTTAGAGACACACTCATAATCAtggatagaatatatatataccataatCAAGCATAAAACTTTAACACACAattgagaaaatatattaaattactaCATGTATAATCTCATGCAAATGCAAAAGAAGAATATATAACTGAAATGAATACTAAAAGAGACAATAGTACAATGTCATAAAATATAGttgataacaaataaaaatttaaacacataGAATTATAAACAGATGTCAAatgttaacaaaataaatataatcttcaaaaataattaattcataATATGATCttagaaaacaaatatttattatattcaattaaaaacattttttaaaatattttataaaattaatatatgttttaattaacataaaatgatTTTGTTGTAAACTCACTACGGGCGGACCAACATCTAGTTTTCTATATTTTCGGATGCAATTGTATTCTTAAGCAAGAAGCGGCATTAAAATACAAGCCTAAGATTTATTTATACGGAAATAAACGTTGACGTGAAAAGCGGGATTCCatttatcaaaaattttaaagtacTTTTTAAAGTACTTGACtgacatattttttaattcgtcGAAAACCTCTATGTCCATATATGTAGAACATGTGTAAAGAAGTTAGTGAAAAGTAGGGGTGTTAATTCGGGCTGGCCCGGCCCGGTCCGACCCAAACCCGCTAAGTCCGTAAATATTTGAGCCTGGCCCGGCCCGAAAATAATTTGGGCCTAGAATTCAAAGCCCGGCCCGGTCCTTATAGGGCTATAGGGCTTTTCGGGCTTTTGAGggcttttcgaaaaataatttgtcattgtcacttccatcgttttaatacatgtgaattttcattaaaaaaagagtttcattttaaaaaaataaaaaatatataaagtgagtttaaaattttcttgtctatcacaaattttttattttttcgtatgctttaaaaacattttatacacaaaccaaatttaataagatttaaataatcaaatatcaattaaaacaaaaaatataagagaacaaaatttatgataaacatggtcaaacgtttcatactttatattttgaaaataaaaacatgttgtacatgaaagaagaagatacttttgtaaaatttaaaatgtaacacttgtaatgatgaaacaataaagtacattaacaacttttatatttgctttattagagtttggataaaaatattaaaataatatatcaatactaataatagTTTCGATTACAAGAAAGAAGGATAATATTTacgctaaaatataaatttcgggttttcgggccgGCCCTAGCCCAAATGGACTTAAGCCCAAAATACCCAAAGCCCAAATGGGCTTAGCCCGAAAGgcccaattttttttgggtttataaAGCTAAGCCTAAGCCCGATAATTTTTAGGGCTTGGCGGGCTCGGACTACGGGCTTCGGCCCTAATTGACATGTCTAGTGAAAAGGTTATCACAATGGTCAAGAAATGTTCGTGgaataataaatattgttttccGGATTAGGTTTAGTAATAAGAGGATCTACTTTGTAGTCCGGTCCAAAAATACATCACCCATTCCCACGAGCATGAACCGTACGAATTTCTAAATATTTCATTTCCCATGAACCTCCGGTCGACCTTTTTGAACAATCTCACGAGCGCAAGAAACTGAAGTTTACGGCGCACATTCTTCAAGAAACAATTAGTTCCGGAACTGAATGATACTTCATTGAGAAAATATATAGCCCAATGCGCACGAGTGGGGTTTCTGTTACGCGTAACAAGCGATTCCTAGGCCGAGAACATGGGCCACGGTCACCGTCATATGATACCTAACTAGTAGTGGGTCCTAGAAGTCATGTTGAGTGTTTGTTTAAATCACGACTGTCCATCGTTTTCACCCTTTCATTACGTTTCTTTTGTTGACCCTCTTCTTCGTGTCTACATTTGTGAAATCTTTGAACGAAAAGTTGAGTTTATTAATGTCACCAGGCTGTGACTTCACACTTCCATCTCTTTACAATCTTCTTTTACTAACCGCTAAacgtgttaaaaaaaaaaataaccgcTAAAACTCCATGGACATTCTTTTTTAATGATATGAAATTGAAGAGATTTTGCTTGAAGAAAAACACAaatgttaaaagttaaaacgcTTTTAAAAACATATCCAACAATTTACGTCAAATTTAGTGTTTTGGTGTCAAAGTAATTGTCATCTCCAACAATAacaccaaaaataatattatatattattgatattttcagttttaaatttttattattaattattttatcacatctagattattatttatatttttattatttcaaagtGATAAATGATAATAgtcatttaataatttattttgaaaataaaaacaaaaatgatttttttaaaaaattatgtgaaaataaatttaaaatacaaattatacattatatttatgtttaattacaaatttgatagtaattaaactatattattaaataaaacataataaaatatgtattttaaagaTTTAGTGTGATAAATACtattacaccaaatttgatgtAATACTATTTAcattacaccaaatttgataGGATAATGTCAATTTTATTGTCTTCTTCGAGATGGAATTATactaaatttggtgttttgggGTCTTGTTGGAAATGGCTTAAGTTccgttaaaaataattttataaaaagtgaatttaaaagatttatactataaaatcaaattaaaatcaactaaatgtactatatatttttatcaatgaCAAACAAAAACCTTGTAATTCTACAATTGGAAAGTACTAATCTATTTTCCatacatagatttttttttatttcatacaatcaagtaaactaaaaattaattttgatttcaCAAGTTAAGACATTATTACTTCCTCCGTTTCAGTTGAATTTTCGTTGTAaagtaaaattttgtttcaaaataaatgttgtttataatattaatgCAAATTTATTGACGGTATATtccaatttatttttcaattcgCTGAAATATAGTTAGGTGTAtgggtaatgatgtttttatttagtaaatatataaaattaaatattttataatatgtatgcATAACTATAGAttgacaattaaaatgaaactatTTTTGATGAAAACGCTATGGTGTGTACCCACATCAGTCATGAATTCGATTTCCCGTAGGAACTAAATTATCATTACTTGGCCAGTTTGAACTTGGACTTTGGTCTAAGTGGTTTAAATGGTGAACCGTAATAGATGATCGGTCCACCCCCTGACATTAATCGGAAAGTATTCCAAATTCGGGTTAGACAATGTGGTATAATTTTGGATTAGTCCATTGTGTAGCACTAAATGTGTTTCTCCCGGAATGCACCGGATCAGCCGATAGcgcttataaaaaaaaagcgCTATGGtgtttgtatttcttttctttcctaACATATTCAGATACATAATAGTGATGATTGGTTCGACTGTGGCTTTAAAAATTTAGCTGTAGATGATTAGCTGTAGATAAATCGGTTGTAGCTGTAAAGTTGTTACTGTAGACTTTTTCTGCAGAGACTTTTGctgtagttaaatttgttgtagcGGTAAGCTgtaggctgtagatattttaaaataagctGTAGgctgtaaatattttaaaataaaatatatgaaatatgtgttgtatatataaaattattattttctatcaattaaaataatttatattaatatttttaataaattatcataatttattgtaatttaaaatatgatatgtaaataatatttatattatttaaatatcttaataattttaaaacactcaaattcaaaattaaaatatttataaaagtttttattattattatataatttatttgatattatagatattttttttcatttacagaTTCTAAAGCCTATAAAAAGAAGATGTATGGTTTTTGCCTAAATTACATAAGAgaaagttttgttttatttttttttgatgtagctttaaaaataaagctaaagcatgattagtaaaactaaataaaaacttgatgtatactttaatttttaaaagtaaaactacaacatgattggtaaaatttagtgatttaaaaataaataaagttaaagTAGATAGATAAAACCCTACCAATAACTTCCACGGTTTAGACATTTATCAGTGATTTTCTTCAATTTTACTGGAAAACAACAatcattatctaaaaattttagtttaatgacgcaaataataaaatcgtcattttatttaattaagtgGTCATTTACTCTAACGTCAAAAGCTGTTATCTTCTGCGAAAGCCCGGTCATTATAGGGAAAACCTTACTGAGCATTCTTTGGTTATACCGCCGTTGATGTAAACGTGGCAATAATACACACGTACACGTGAgcgcatatatataaattgcaATACATATAGAGACCTCTCAAGAGAGAACgaagcagaagaaaaaaaatggactGCAGAAAACACAAGCACCAAGGCAACGAAGGAGTATGCCCTTCTTGTTTAAGAGATAAACTCTCTCGCTTACCCAATACGACGACGTCTTACTACATCATAAACCGATCGAATTCCTCTTCCACCACCGCCTCGTTTTCTCCCTCGTCGCCGCCGACAGCGGTTAAGGATCACCACCGGAGAGCTGGTTCGATGTCGATGTCGTTCGCTGTGAGGGAAGCGTTGAGTGGTAATCTGATGGAAGGGCTGAAGAAAAGCAGATCTATGGCTCATGCTCCGAGGGATTCGTATATCGTTAGTgattcgaagaagaagaagaagactggtTTTTGGAAGAAGTTGCTTCATCTGAAAGGGAAAGGCGGTGGTGCCGACGTCGGTGGGTTGGTTACTTCACGGCAACGCGTTTTTTAACTAATTgaccaactttttttttcactcaaatattttctattttgattGTGTACAGttagttacatattaaaaagtTCTAATGGTGGAAAGTAATGATAAAGCGAATTTTTTTCTGATTGTGTGAAAATTAGAGTTTGGTTTCTTACAATTTCAATTTGACTAAAAGAAACTTAAAGTTTCATGGGATTCTGATTTCACCTACCAATCCGTGAATTTTGATCATATCATcctaatgtatttatttatttatatatttttgcaaTCCACCTAATGACTCATCTCATGTGTTGTTCACAACAGTCATAACTTGTAACAGATGTTGCAAAATCAAAGTTGGTTTTCTATTAAATGGGCATatcttacaatactaaaagccaAATATACTCAACATATACGATGTTTATGTAGGCATAAAAAATCAGCCAATCACAATTTATTCTAGAACCatgtcatttaaaataaaatatgaaaataaaaaaaaaacaaaatatgaaaataaaacctAAATCGATAATTGTAAGTATCTTTTGagtttccaccactttatatccGTTTGTTTTCATATTAATCCTAAAGACGCTGCGCTCTAACCAAACTCATTGTATCTCATCACAAtctctatttcttcttctgcagATTTTTTTGTATCCTTAGCAATTTAGATTGGATTAAGATTCCCAGAAGGATCTCCGGATCCTCACCCTAATCTAATCCACAATCTGATCTTTCCATGTTGAATCCTATTTCAACTTGCTTCCCCTTCATCCCAGTCATGGTATTTACGAATCCAAGTGGGCAATCCATGGAGGCACACCAGGATACTCAGCACGGAACTGCCGTTTTTGATCCGGTTTGATTCTCCCATAgtcattttcattttgattacGGAACATTTGATGTCACTAATGTTATTGTCTCAGATGATCTTTATATTTGTAAAACATCTGAAAGCAGGCAATGAGTGAACCTTTTCCTTGAAAATGAGCGTTGGAACTTCAATGATAAGGTAATTTTCTTTCTATAATTGGTCCTAGAAGGAACTTCAACATCAaatcacttatatatatatattataatctcagaatatatatatatatatatatatattatatagttatgAAACAACATTTTATCGTGAAAAAAAAACCTCCAATTCATACCATTTTTGGAAAAATGATATGGAATAAAAAAAACTCCGAGTGCCTCAATTTTTTCCTTATTTGTATACTCTTAGATAGGGAAAACTCTGATGTTTATGGTAACACTATGCACTTGAAacatatattacatatttttttcctCTTCTCATACGATATGACTAACATCTCTCAATGATTTAGGTATTTGGAAAATAAACTCTTTTGGATATGAAGGAACCATGAATCAGTGCATTACTCCTCCCAAGTATGTAAAATTAAATGATGAGTATCTCACTAATGTTCTCCTCAAGATAAATGCCAAGGTGATGATGATCTCTTTGACTCGGTAGTATCAGTTAcaacttttatttttgtcatttatgaTATAACTTTCTTAAGTTTCAAACATTTTATGTATAGCTTGGTGTATTGAATTCAGTGCTAGCTATTAAGTGGCGATGAGGAATCCCTTCGGTAATTGGGATGAATATGTCTAATGGTACTTCTGGACAGTCTGATATCTCATCGATTGCCGAGGTAACCTTTTCTTAAAATTTCTTACTTGTGTTGTAGCTTCATGTACGCTTCTTGGGAAATTTGGTTCTCTTTTGAAATTTATGTGGCTAACACATAGGTTGTGAGCTTGAGAGGATTGCCGCTCACAATCTATGTGCGTACACAATCACATAGATTTGAAATTATTGATAATCTCTTTAACCGTGTGTCTTGgataaagatgatgatgatatgagGTATAGTAAATATTTCAAGACGATTGGCAAAACTTTGTATGTATGATAAAACTGTGAAAACGAAGTTTGATTACAAGACTCAAATGCTGTTTCTGAGGGAGCTTTTGCCTGGCTTTCAGTCTGTCAAGTTCTGCAGTGAAACCCCATCACATTGCCATATAAAAGCAGCATGTATATAATATAGAGATTTTCTAAAAGTAATTTAATACAGTTTTGTTAAATCAagtagaataataataataagatgaTGTGAGTGGATTTCAGTTTAATCAAGTTCTTCGTAGTGAACTGGATCAGCTGATACAACTAAGGACTTGCAAATGATCCATAAATATAGCTTTGGTTAATACATCAATGGCACCAAAGtgtaaatatattgaaaaattaaaGGTAATCTAATTTCGTACTCTTATTTTAATAGAGTTGATAAAggtaaaataaatacaaatttaacttatatatattatttaataacttttatttacaagaaaaatatattttttttttttaccatagaCTACACATTTTACTttgacaaaataataaaaatcatcaacaacttaaaaaaaataaaagtatcaGTACATGAGCCAGAACTACATCTTTTGTTTACAGCTCAGCTCAGAAGATAACAATAGAAGAAACACAACTAAGAACAATTTTCGACACCAACCGAACTGTTTTTGTATTCTAAACtcagttttagtaatttggcAAATTAATAGAAagaattttattacaaaaa
The window above is part of the Brassica napus cultivar Da-Ae chromosome C3, Da-Ae, whole genome shotgun sequence genome. Proteins encoded here:
- the LOC111215649 gene encoding uncharacterized protein LOC111215649, with translation MDCRKHKHQGNEGVCPSCLRDKLSRLPNTTTSYYIINRSNSSSTTASFSPSSPPTAVKDHHRRAGSMSMSFAVREALSGNLMEGLKKSRSMAHAPRDSYIVSDSKKKKKTGFWKKLLHLKGKGGGADVGGLVTSRQRVF